GCGCGCGCTGGACAACGTCAAGCCGACCATCGAGGTCAAGAGCCGCCGGGTCGGCGGCGCCACCTACCAGGTGCCGGTCGAGGTTCGGCCGGCGCGCAGCACCACCCTGGCGCTGCGCTGGCTGGTGACCTTCTCGCGGGCCCGCCGCGAGAAGACCATGACCGAGCGGCTGATGAACGAGCTCATCGACGCGAGCAACGGCCTCGGCGCCTCGGTCAAGAAGCGCGAGGACACGCACAAGATGGCGGAGTCCAACAAGGCCTTCGCCCACTACCGCTGGTGACCCCGGCGGACCGACCGACGACGAACGACGCGAGGACGCGAGCACTGTGGCTACCAAGACCGGTGTAGACCTGGCCAAGGTCCGCAACATCGGGATCATGGCCCATATCGACGCGGGCAAGACCACGACGACCGAGCGCATCCTGTACTACACGGGCATGAGCTACAAGATCGGCGAGGTCCACGACGGCGCGGCCACGACCGACTTCATGGAGCAGGAGCAGGAGCGGGGGATCACCATCACCTCCGCCGCCGTGACCTGCCGGTGGCCGGTCGACTCGGTCGAGCACACCATCAACATCATCGACACCCCCGGGCACGTCGACTTCACCGTCGAGGTCGAGCGCTCCCTGCGGGTGCTCGACGGCGCGGTGGCGGTGTTCGACGGTGTCGCCGGCGTGGAGCCGCAGTCCGAGACCGTGTGGCGTCAGGCCGACCGGTACGGCGTGCCGCGGATCTGCTTCGTGAACAAGCTCGACCGGGTCGGCGCGGAGTTCCACCGCTGTGTCGACATGATCGAGAATCGGCTGAACGCGGTCCCGCTGGTGATGCAGCTCCCGATCGGCGCCGAGGCCGACTTCAAGGGCGTCATCGACCTGGTGAACATGAAGGCCCTGCTGTGGAACGCCGAGGCCAAGCTGGGCGAGATGTACGACGAGGTCGACATCCCCGACAGCCACGCCGAGATCGCGCAGGAGTGGCACGACAAGCTGATCGAGACGGTCGCCGAGGCCGACGACGAGATCATGGAGCTGTTCCTGGAGGGCACCGAGCCCACCATCGAGCAGTTGGTCCCGGCGATCCGGCGCGCGACCATCGCCAGTGCGCTCACCCCGGTGCTGTGCGGCACCGCGTTCAAGAACAAGGGCGTGCAGCCCCTGCTGGACGCGATCGTCCGCTACCTGCCGAACCCGCTGGACGTCGAGGCCATCGAGGGCGCCGACATGCGGGACGAGTCGAAGCCCATCGTGCGCAAGCCGAGCGAGGACGAGCCGTTCTCCGCGCTGGCGTTCAAGATCATGAGCGACCCGCATCTGGGCAAGCTCACCTTCGTGCGCGTCTACTCGGGCGTTCTGGAGTCGGGTTCGACGGTGCTCAACTCGGTCAAGGACCGCAAGGAGCGCATCGGCAAGATCTACCGGATGCACGCGAACAAGCGTGAGGAGATCGAGCGCGTCGGCGCCGGCGACATCGTCGCGGTGATGGGTCTCAAGCAGACCACCACCGGCGAGACGCTGTGCGACGACAAGGACCCCGTGGTCCTGGAGTCGATGACCTTCCCGGCCCCCGTGATCAACGTCGCGATCGAGCCCAAGACCAAGGGCGACCAGCAGAAGCTGGGCACCGCGATCCAGCGGCTGGCCGAGGAGGACCCGTCCTTCCAGGTCCGCACGGACCAGGACACCGGTCAGACCATCATCTGGGGGATGGGTGAGCTCCACCTGGAGATCCTCGTCGACCGGATGAAGCGCGAGTTCAAGGTCGAGGCCAACGTCGGTCGCCCGCAGGTGGCCTACCGGGAGACGATCACCAAGAAGGTCGAGAAGGTCGAGTACACCCACAAGAAGCAGACGGGTGGCTCGGGCCAGTTCGGTCGCGTGATCATCGACATGGAGCCGCTGGGCGACGGCAACGACGGCTACGAGTTCGAGAACAAGGTCACCGGTGGCCGCATCCCCCGGGAGTACATCCCGTCGGTGGACGCGGGCTGCCAGGAGGCCGCCGAGTTCGGCATCTTGGCGGGCTACCCGATGGTGGGTGTCAAGATCACCCTCCGGGACGGCGCCTACCACGAGGTCGACTCCTCGGAAATGGCCTTCAAGGTCGCCGGTTCCATGGCGTTCAAGGAGGCGGCCCGCAAGGCGTCGCCCACGCTGCTGGAGCCGGTCATGGCCGTGGAGGTCACCACTCCCGAGGACAACATGGGCGACGTGATCGGCGACCTCAACAGCCGCCGCGGTCACATCCAGTCCATGGACGAGCGTTCGGGCATGCGAGTCGTCAAGGCCGTTGTCCCGCTCTCGGAGATGTTCGGCTACGTGGGTGATCTGCGCAGCAAGACCCAGGGCCGGGCTGTTTTCACCATGCAGTTCGACTCCTACGCGGAGGTGCCCGGCAACGTCGCGCAGGAGATCATCGCCAAGGCCCGGGGCGAGTAGTACCCGGTCCAGCCAGATCACCGGGCCCGGGGCGGGCCGCTCCGTCCCCGGGCCGGAACTGAACGAGACGGTCGCGTCGGCGGCCGAGACGCATCAAGGAGACACCAAGTGGCGAAGGCCAAGTTCGAGCGGACGAAGCCGCACGTGAACATCGGCACCATCGGACACATCGACCACGGTAAGACCACCCTTACCGCGGCGATCACCAAGGTGCTCCACGACAAGTACCCGGACATCAACCCGTTCACGCCGTTCGAGGACATCGACAAGGCCCCCGAAGAGCGCGAGCGCGGCATCACGATCTCCATCGCGCACGTGGAGTACCAGACCGAGGCGCGCCACTACGCGCACGTGGACTGCCCGGGTCACGCGGACTACATCAAGAACATGATCACCGGTGCCGCGCAGATGGACGGCGCGATCCTGGTGGTGGCCGCGACCGACGGCCCGATGCCGCAGACCAAGGAGCACGTGCTGCTGGCCCGTCAGGTCGGCGTGCCCTACATCGTCGTCGCCCTGAACAAGTGCGACATGGTCGACGACGAGGAGATCCTCGAGCTGGTCGAGCTCGAGGTCCGCGAGCTCCTGTCCGAGTACGAGTTCCCGGGCGACGACCTCCCCGTGGTGCGCGTCTCGGCCTTCCAGGCGCTGCAGGGCGACGAGAAGTGGGCCGACTCCATCGTCGAGCTCATGGCCGCCGTGGACGAGAACGTCCCCGAGCCGGTCCGCGACACCGAGAAGCCGTTCCTGATGCCGATCGAGGACGTGTTCTCGATCACCGGTCGTGGCACCGTGGTGACCGGCCGCATCGAGCGCGGTGTGGTCAACGTCAACGAAGAAGTCGACATCATCGGC
The DNA window shown above is from Thermomonospora umbrina and carries:
- the rpsG gene encoding 30S ribosomal protein S7, coding for MPRKGPAGKRQLIADPVYNSPLVTALINKVLLDGKRSIAQHIVYEALEGAREKTGNDPVVTLKRALDNVKPTIEVKSRRVGGATYQVPVEVRPARSTTLALRWLVTFSRARREKTMTERLMNELIDASNGLGASVKKREDTHKMAESNKAFAHYRW
- the fusA gene encoding elongation factor G, giving the protein MATKTGVDLAKVRNIGIMAHIDAGKTTTTERILYYTGMSYKIGEVHDGAATTDFMEQEQERGITITSAAVTCRWPVDSVEHTINIIDTPGHVDFTVEVERSLRVLDGAVAVFDGVAGVEPQSETVWRQADRYGVPRICFVNKLDRVGAEFHRCVDMIENRLNAVPLVMQLPIGAEADFKGVIDLVNMKALLWNAEAKLGEMYDEVDIPDSHAEIAQEWHDKLIETVAEADDEIMELFLEGTEPTIEQLVPAIRRATIASALTPVLCGTAFKNKGVQPLLDAIVRYLPNPLDVEAIEGADMRDESKPIVRKPSEDEPFSALAFKIMSDPHLGKLTFVRVYSGVLESGSTVLNSVKDRKERIGKIYRMHANKREEIERVGAGDIVAVMGLKQTTTGETLCDDKDPVVLESMTFPAPVINVAIEPKTKGDQQKLGTAIQRLAEEDPSFQVRTDQDTGQTIIWGMGELHLEILVDRMKREFKVEANVGRPQVAYRETITKKVEKVEYTHKKQTGGSGQFGRVIIDMEPLGDGNDGYEFENKVTGGRIPREYIPSVDAGCQEAAEFGILAGYPMVGVKITLRDGAYHEVDSSEMAFKVAGSMAFKEAARKASPTLLEPVMAVEVTTPEDNMGDVIGDLNSRRGHIQSMDERSGMRVVKAVVPLSEMFGYVGDLRSKTQGRAVFTMQFDSYAEVPGNVAQEIIAKARGE
- the tuf gene encoding elongation factor Tu, with the protein product MAKAKFERTKPHVNIGTIGHIDHGKTTLTAAITKVLHDKYPDINPFTPFEDIDKAPEERERGITISIAHVEYQTEARHYAHVDCPGHADYIKNMITGAAQMDGAILVVAATDGPMPQTKEHVLLARQVGVPYIVVALNKCDMVDDEEILELVELEVRELLSEYEFPGDDLPVVRVSAFQALQGDEKWADSIVELMAAVDENVPEPVRDTEKPFLMPIEDVFSITGRGTVVTGRIERGVVNVNEEVDIIGIKDATKTTVTGVEMFRKLLDQGQAGDNVGLLLRGIKREDVERGQCIIKPGTNTPHTEFEAQVYILSKDEGGRHTPFFNNYRPQFYFRTTDVTGVVHLPEGTEMVMPGDNTEMRVELIQPIAMEEGLKFAIREGGRTVGAGRVVKILK